A stretch of the Epinephelus fuscoguttatus linkage group LG2, E.fuscoguttatus.final_Chr_v1 genome encodes the following:
- the hnf4b gene encoding LOW QUALITY PROTEIN: hepatic nuclear factor 4, beta (The sequence of the model RefSeq protein was modified relative to this genomic sequence to represent the inferred CDS: inserted 6 bases in 4 codons; substituted 4 bases at 4 genomic stop codons) — MYTHSSTDSEHLNMMLTPLXTSTTGVMTTSPSSSLSXPDGGRTQXRVTAKHYGASSCDGCKGFFRRSICNNQTYNYRFNTQCTVDXDKKNQCRXLHXCFKTGISKGTVQNERHCISSHRAKGQTVGALSIGVLLWAEASVQQFPALVSPRSHDINTKKTACVGDVYQSMKQQLLLLVEGEKHIPELCTLPMEDRVGLLQTQSTEHLFLEAARRSLSYYNLILAGNDSVIPLRGAELQVSIVAFRIQEELVKXFTDKEFTFLRTIVVFAPDCLGPESSQVFRHLRVQAHLLLQEATCEQQGRFGVFLPILPPLQSVAWQMVETXHVAQLLGESRRDNLLQEGGSHKQDRDCVQVGDTVALSQQKEQRASPTHFSFLISHVSTSLSSGFPAAPTDWHRGVQTWRCCQLAHGIPETPVHTKTHLKDKNNRGVEGYLDMELKRMSQNLPAEGAQSLLRNTFFGPSILILVRDEGAQLRSDLECLQ; from the exons ATGTACACTCATAGCAGCACAGACAGTGAACATTTAAACATGATGCTGACACCACTATGAACCAGTACGACAGGTGTGATGACAACATCACCTAG CTCATCACTGTCATAGCCCGATGGAGGAAGGACTC GCAGGGTCACAGCGAAACATTACGGTGCATCCAGCTGTGATGGCTGCAAGGGCTTCTTTAGGAGGAGCATTTGCAACAACCAGACTTACAACTATAG ATTCAACACGCAGTGTACTGTGGACTAAGACAAAAAGAACCAGTGTC CACTCCATTAATGTTTCAAGACTGGAATTAGTAAGGGAA CTGTTCAGAATGAGAGACACTGCATCAGCAGTCACAGAGCCAAGGGACAGACAGTGGGCGCTCTGTCCATCGGCGTGCTTCTGTGGGCAGAGGCCAGTGTGCAACAG TTCCCAGCTCTGGTCTCACCTAGGAGTCATGACATCAACACCAAGAAGACAGCCTGCGTGGGAGACGTGTACCAGTCCATGAAGCAGCAACTCCTCCTGCTGGTGGAAGGGGAAAAGCACATTCCAGAGTTGTGTACCCTCCCGATGGAAGACAGA gtaggTCTGTTACAAACCCAATCTACAGAACATCTTTTCCTCGAGGCAGCAAGACGCTCTTTATCTTATTACAATCTCATTCT aGCAGGTAATGACTCTGTGATCCCCCTGAGAGGTGCAGAATTACAGGTGTCTATAGTGGCTTTCAGAATCCAGGAGGAGCTGGTCAA CTTCACAGACAAAGAGTTTACTTTCCTCAGAACCATTGTTGTCTTTGCCCCAG ACTGTCTGGGTCCGGAGAGTTCTCAGGTTTTTCGACATTTGCGTGTCCAGGCCCATCTGCTGCTACAAGAGGCAACCTGTGAGCAGCAGGGGAGATTTGGGGTGTTCCTGCCGATCCTGCCTCCCCTGCAAAGTGTGGCCTGGCAGATGGTGGAGAC CCACGTAGCACAGCTGCTGGGTGAGAGCAGAAGAGACAACCTGctgcaggagggagggagcCATAAACAGGACAGGGACTGCGTACAGGTGGGAGACACTGTTGCA CTCTCACAGCAAAAGGAGCAAAGAGCTTCACCTACACACTTCAGCTTTCTCATCTCTCACGTTTCAACAT CTCTTTCAAGTGGCTTCCCTGCTGCCCCCACAGACTGGCACAGAGGTGTACAGACATGGCGATGCTGCCAACTGGCCCACGGCATACCAGAGACACCTGTCCACACCAAAACACACCTCAAGGACAAAAACAACCGCGGAGTGGAGGGGT ACCTGGATATGGAGCTGAAGCGAATGTCCCAGAACCTGCCAGCAGAGGGCGCACAAAGCCTgctcagaaacacattttttggccCCT CTATCCTCATCCTGGTGCGGGATGAGGGTGCTCAGCTGCGCAGTGACCTAGAATGCCTGCAATGA